The following is a genomic window from Schistocerca cancellata isolate TAMUIC-IGC-003103 chromosome 8, iqSchCanc2.1, whole genome shotgun sequence.
TACTTCTTCACCCAAAGAAAACTCAGATGTTTCATTGCCTGCCACCTTTCCACAAAAAGGAATGAATCTGTATAAGTAGCTACATGAACTGCATGAACATGACAATTTGAAGCCAAATATGACAGGTCTACCTATGATGAATATCATGCAGGAATGTCTTTCAAAATAAGGGACTATTTCTTAGTCAATAGGCAAATTATGTTCCAAACTGAAGACATGTATCATAGATTATATCAAACACTTTTGCTGCTTTAGAAAACTTGTAACTTTTATCCTTTTCTTCATCCTCAGACAAATAGATGTTTTGTTTGACTGACAAGAATTTATTATGATTCATAAATTTTCTAACAGTTGGTGATCCTTTATTTTCATCTTTTGACCAGGACAGTTGCAGGTAATGTGTGATATCCTGAAAGAATCGTTACTTCTATAAAACGCTTTAGCAATGAAACAGTTATTTGAAATACGTGGTGATTATTATCTTGTGTGTATATTATTTGtctattcagtaattttcacagacACTTCTGCGTCAAAGCAAAGCGAAAAAATTTTCTAAGACGATAGACCCTGTATCTATTTTTTTATATCTTCTGTCTTAGTTAGCGCCTCTGCTGTTGATGAAGAACTGTATGTTGGTTGAACGCTCTCCCATTTTGGAATATATTCTTTCATTTTTGTAGCATTTACACTAATtcgttttcttttcttagcagaaGAACTGGGTTTTGGCCCTAGGTCTTTATTTGCTTTGTCTAGTTCACTGTGTAGATGTATTTCAAATGTACCTGCAATATCAATtgctttctcttcttcagcaagcTCATTATCTGACTGGTTTGACACagtccatcacgaattcctctcctgtaccaatgtATTCTTCCCAGAGTAGCATGTGCACCGTAAATCTTgatttgtttgctggatgtattccagtctctcttcCTCAATTTTCGTCCTCTACagcttacagctccctctagtacaatggaggtTGCTCCCTAGCGTCTTAACACACATCTTACCATTCcatcccatcttcttgtcactgttttccatatgttcctttcttcgccaattattcagagaacctcctcattcttcagtagcaccacatctcatatattcataataagtgaaaataaaatgaaatgctaaTCTTCAATAAAGTTCACAGTTATTGTTCCAGCTGTGAACACACCCTCTGTTACAAATGAAATTCAAACTGAAAATTAGTTGAGATGCAAAGTCCTTTTAGAATGATACACCAGTTATAAAAGCATGTGATTTCTCAGTTGTCGCCCTAACTATTTTCAACTAATGTCCAGCACATAAACAGACCATACTGACTAAATACCTTTCAGACAAAGCCTGACAATAATAAACGGTTCGAGCAACAATGTAATAACAATATATTATTGTAGTAGAATAAAGCAGTTGTGTTACACAAATACTCACTAGTCCCAAAATTGTATAAATGCAACATTATTGTACAGTGTAAAAAATAGTATAAATTTTAATGTAGGTCTAAACAATAATGTAGTACGATATTAGAAGCTTTAAAGGAGTTCACTGAGtgaaattcatttaaaaatcaTCTTGTGCTAACTAGGaaagaaaataacaatttttctAATGAACTACGTGAATTTATCTGGAAGTTTCAGAATTCAGAGTGGTCAACATTATGTTCTCTAATCAATTACAAAGGCTTAAACTAATTATTTCAGATTTCCTCTTAATGTTTTTATAAAGAAATTCTAAATTAGTCCAACTCATTTAGAGTAAAAAATTACGAATGATATATTGTGTTAGCACAActtcaggctttaaagagttaagtCTTATTTAACACATAGTAAACTGTAAAAGTTACTTATAGTGATAGAATTCCAGCTTCGTCAGAGTGGGAAATAGTAACTACTGGAGTTCCACAGGGCACTGTACTGGATCCTTGATGTTCCTCATATATTATATATTCTATAATATACAGTTCCATATGACAGTATGAACAAGAGCTTAacaatttaaacataactaacaataAATTCAGCGTACTGCCATATTCTAGATCTAACAAGAAGACAATCCTGGAGTGATAGATAAAATAAACACGTTGTATATATTCTCTTTTAAAAACTGTTTGATGTGTTTATATGGGGGCCTGTATATTTCCTCTAGCAAATatatgtcgatgttttgaaatgttgtttcacttcttAGTAGTTTGCCATATAAAATTCGTCAAGAATATCCATTTTAAGTGTACGTTTGGCATTAATAAAATTTATCGTTGTTAGTTACTCTGTTCCATTACTCCAACTTCGGTATCGTAAAGAATGTGACGTGATGTCCAATACGAATACTCTCTGAAGCTGAAGTTACAGTCTAGTGTGAATCGACCTTACTACTTCAAAGATAAATcgcattaataataaaattaaaattgaacaaataatGAGAAAAAACAACGGCTGAAGTTCCAAATTTGTTGAATGATATACATAGAAAGGAAACCATAACTTTTTTCACCACAATAAATTATTTTACGCGTTTTTTCTGAGAGCAAAGCGCTCCTGGTGCGAGAAGCAGATAATACATAGAAAAAGCTGTCCAAAATGTATTTTATCCACAATGGATGCAGTTGAACTCTGTGACTGTTCGTTTATAGGTTGTAGAATAATACCACTACCAGTCAATAGAAGATGACATAAACTAAATCACCATCTGTTGTCACTGGCAGCGGTTATTATTACACCCTAAAAAGCTGTCCTTATATTATGAGCAAACTATATTTTCTACCGTAAGTGTAAAATGAAAACACTGTTGGACGTTGCCAAGACACATATGATTCTTGCAGCCTGAAATGAAGTCTTGCGGCAGGTTATAAAATAATGAGTATAGCACTATCGAAATGCATTGGGAAGAATTGCCACGTTCCGTTCGAGAGTCGACTTTTGATAATGCTTTGTTATGTGTATCAACAAACAGAGCTTCCAGATAGTATTTTGTCACTTGTTTTAAATGGGAGGTAGTGTATTTAGGACGATTAAGTATATTTGCTGATCGTGTTTTTCTAATGTTTTCTAAGATTTTTGCTAGTTTGATGTACTGGAAAATTGCCACGTCGCgtgaattttgaattaattaatttattcattGATTGAAAGATGTCAATCCATGCTGGTGGTGTGTCTCTCCAAGAAACTGCAGAAGTATTGACGAATCTTCGTATTGGGCAGGAGATGGAAGCAGTTGACGATTTCTATGATAGCAATGCTAACACTATGTGCGGAGCATCACAAAAAGGTGATTCTAAGCTACAGGGCAAATGTGATAACAGACATGAGCGCCCCAAGTTTAGTGCGAAAAAGGTCACGATAAACATTGCAGATGATGCAAAGTGCAAAACTACGCGTGCAGGCGCAGTTAAAGATCTCATGAACTGTATAGCGTTTCAGAAAGAACCTGATGAATTCAATGACGACGAAAGAACTTCGCCAGATTTCTTGAGTACAGACACTTCGTCGGATGTAACAGATGTTACGCCACGTTCCACAACCAGTGGTTGTTCTTCGCTATCAAGATCAGAAGAAAGCAGGGAAAGCCGTAAAAAAATCACGGAGCGTTCCCACAGTAGTGATGCTGAAAGAAAAGAGGAGAAGAAACCAGTACATACACTGAGGTTTTTGAGAGAAGTATTGGATAGTACAAACGCCGAGACAGTTGATCGAAATAATGGTGCAACACCTAAACGAAAACCTGTTATTTGTAAGAACATGACGTTTTCAAAGGATCAAGTAAGAAAAATTGATAGAGAGAACCAAATTTTACTAAGAAAGATAGAAGCAAATTTCAATAGACGCCCAAAATGTCCAACTACATCAGCACCACAGCGTCCTAGGCTTTCCAGTTCAGCTGTTAATAGGCAAAGGTCGCAGAAAAAAATTGCACAAGACAACTTAGTAAGTCATTCATAATACCACCTTACTActtcatttcaatttctgttggttgtagatagaTGACGGAACTTTAGTATAGGTTTTCCGCTGTTACTGAAGTACTCTGTTGAGAAGCAGAATTGGCAGATACATATGTAGCATGATATTGCATTTAGTTAGATGCCTTTGGTGTTAATAATATGACTCACGGACTACAAAAGTTACACAATAGATGTACTTGCAATTGTCTTTTCAAGGTCAGTTTTTCGGGTACTAGTATTATACAACATGAGATGTATTATTACCCAGAGTATCTGCTGAGTTACATTGTGCATGAAGTGCATTTGCAGCAAGTGAGATTAGTTGGAATACAGTAGGCACATGATTACAAATAACCTGACATGCCATCAGTCTATGTTCATTCTTATGTCATAATCCTATGGGGTGTTGTTCATTTCCCACATGCTTTCTGTTACACAAACATCTCATTACGATGAAATGTTCAACAGGTACCCGACTAGACATACTCATAATTACCAGGCAGTTGTAGCCTAAGATACATGAATTCTGATTGTTGCACATGGGGAATAATATGGAATATCCATAAAAAGAGATGAACCCCCTGAGTGTACAAAACTTGTTTActgtattgttttgtttctcatTCTGAGGACTCATTTGATGCATCTCTTGAATGAATTAACTGGACCTTCAGTACTGCTACACCACTTCTCAACGAGACTGACAACGTTCAGCCAAAACTAGGCCTCAGGCTATGCTGCAGAGCAGTATGTCACCAACCAAGATGCCATATCCACATTCACTAGCTTTGTCAGCCTTTAACCAAGTTTTCACTTTTCAACATAGCCTATACCTTGGACTATGCTAcagttcagtctgtcacaagctgtgtgccgcccccccccccccactccccaccccaccAAAAAAATACCCTGTGTGTGCAGGTACTATGTCCTAAGTGTCGTCATTATGTTGTGGAATCAAACTGATATCCAATACCTGTAGATTCAGTTGTCCCCATCTTTCCATATTAGCCTATAGTGTATTTGTGTGAGTGGTTCAGGGCTTGTTGACCCTACTGGCACCAAATATACATGCTGATACATGACATAACAATGTTACAGCGTGTGATGTTATGTGTGCCCAAATAGAGCTGGAACAGAGTGTAACAAGTGTGAGTGTGAAATCTTACTTGTGGTAACATACTGATCAGTAGCATGTCCTAAGGTCTAAGATAGATAGAATGTAAATATAATGTCATGATCACAACTGTAATTCGTGTTGTGGTGTCTATTTCACACATGTTGGATTTCAGTAAGAGGTTATGTCTACCATTTTTATGACATCATGGTTCAAAGTACACAAGTGGTATCAGTAAGTCTAACATTTTCTTCTTAAACTCTGGGAATAATTACAACAAACTACACCCAGTTGTGCTGTTTCTTCTAGCCAAACCTTGTTCTCCTTCGACAGCACCTCCTCCCCTAAGCCCTGtacttacttccattaccaaattaactattccctgATGCCCCACAGCATGTATTTTATCTACCTAGTTTAGTTACTTTGTGCTATAAATTTCTCGTTGATTTGTCACCTGTGGGAGAATTAtaaagtcatcagcaaatcccaaagaCTTTTTCTTATCCCAAAACTTGAATTTCTTTCCCaagtttcttcttggtttcctttaatgatttctctgattaACAACCCTATCCCACTACCTTTTCAGCTACTGGTTCCCTTTCATATCcattgattcttataactgcactCTGGCTTTGGCAccagtttaattaactttttcgttCCTGCATTTTAAAGTTGCTATGTTTCAGTCAATGTGGGCAGTCTTGCCTTCTTTTATTTTATCTCCTGCTATAATTGATAGGCTCTGTATTGTCTCACACGTTGCTACATTTCTACAAAACCCAAAttgctcccctccccctccttttacatactattaaatgaaattttctacagaaaccaaactgacaccccccaaacccccccccccctccccatctgcctGCCCTCCATGATTGTCTTTTAGCAGTCATTCCATTctatttgttagtattttgcagcagtaaaTTGTTAAAGTAATAGTTCAGTGCTACTAACAACTGTTAGCAACAGTGATTATTATTTTGACTGCCTGACAGTGGTTTTTGCAGGGTTTGTTCTCTCAAGAAGTAATTCAGGTAAAATATCTTAAGCACTAGATTAACATTGAAAATTGGAAACAGAAAAATGTCAGGTTTGTTGAAGAAGTTGTATTCAATATCAGCAAAAATTAACGAGCAAATAATTTCCACTATGTAGTACTAATCAGGGTGGGGAAACAGGGAATTAACTTAAAATGTTTACTGTTGAATATAATAAAagttgaacaaaatgtgttttaAAAGCTATATTTTTGGGCACTTGGATAAAATGTAACTAACGGCCAGCCTATGATGAGATGAATTTCAGAAACTGTCGAAACCAATCCTCATATGCTCCCTGTCTCTGGAGTTGTCAACTGGCCTGCAGCATTTGTGTCTATAAGACTACATGTTGTGCCTCATGCAGTTTGAGAAATTCGAACTCATAGTGAGGACGTGTGTTTGGCtgtgaaattttcattttttccctcTCTCACAGGGCTTCCTTGCAACTACTGCATTTTGATTCTCGGACAAACACGCCTTCAGTATAGCTCTCATACTGCTGTGCAAAACTTCAAGTAGTCTTGGCAAAGTTTGTTGGATCTTCTTTATACACACATGACTGTTAAACAGCTATTGTAATTAGTTGTACAGCAAAGGAAGGGGGGTATCCTTTTGGGAATTGGGGTAGGTGTCTGGCAGATATACTGCAGTTAAGTTTTCTTTGGGCTTGGTGTTGAAACTGCCCATTTCCACAGCTCCGTAGGGATTATGTAGGAAAGTGACAGAAAAATTTGCAGGCTTGCTGTGGTAATTTTCTGTGAAGATTTGCATCTGCTATGGCTACGTGATGGCTCTACGCTATTGCACCGAGGAAACAGAATGGGGCCATTCTGTGCCAAGTGGTCTAATATCGAGAAATGTTCCCACATgaccatcatggattttgatgaaattttgtatgaacattcacacatgttctcaaCGAACACTGGTAAagcttcagtttcagaaattcaatacttgCAGAGATATAGTCACTTGTTTGAAACCATAGCACAGCTTCCAATAGTGCATCCTTGAActttcagcaactttgagatgagatatctctgtaagtatttgcatgaaagaaacaaaacttggccatcttatacaacttttagaactctttaaattaaaatattaagaaaaggatttctgagcaattttcatatagataatttgaagcaaagtagGGAGAAAAAATAGCCGTTTAAAAAAAATGCgaactttagttttttatatctccaaaagtaattgtggggtgtacatgaaactttgcacacaATAACTCACCAGCACAAGaccttagaatataaaatttcatttcctattgctttccattatttcacaaatctagggtgaagttgacgatttttcaaaaagtgctaaaaatgggtatttttagtaaaatttttcaaaaagtgttttctccaaactcttctaaactatggtcattagaaagagcatattctaaactatctagaaaagtggatttggttttgcaatgcaagcatataaggccctaaaaagtagcatcatcaaagaggcgcactGGAAGTTTGAGCACATTTTTCTGGCACTAAAATTATACCTGAAACCTTTTATTATGCCTAATAAATGTTTATTAGTGCCttgaataattgaaataaaaagatCTGGTAAATAGGCAATGAGACTGTCAGAATAACGTGAAAACTACCTATGAGAAGTAGCCCTTCTGCTTTTATCGTAAGTGTTCATCTGCATAAAACTCGCCCtatttgtgagagagagagaggaagaagataGATCATAAAGAATTCAATGAATAATAGCTTCATATTTTTAGTACTtctcaaaattgtaaatatttacaaGTAGAAAATGAAGACCTAATTTTTGGATTCaattgtataaaacatttttccaaaaaagaaTCTGTTTGCTTGAATCATGCATCAAGTGATGTAAATTTTCCAATCAATATTGCAGAGATTTTAATTCACTAGGTGTTGTAACCTGTGAATTATTGTCTTAAAGTTATTACGGAAACATGTGAAATTGGTTggttaaatttaaattttgtatttaatcacacTTAAATGTAGCCTACTACCTTGGTAAATACTTAACCACTAGTTTCACAGAGAAAATTCACAAGATTCACTGTTTATAGAAAATATAATGGCAACAACTACTTTAACAATCAGTTTCATTATTGTGAGCCTTGTTTGAACAATCAGTATTTCAGTGGTGTGTTTGAAGCATCGTGAGTGGGTTCTCTTGACTAAGTGTGGCTTGTTAAGTGATTCGTAAGACCATCAAAGTTTGTAAtctaatttacaaaaaattgttttgattgtgTCTTTTATAGCATATATCTCTTATTAGATTTTTTTATTGGCATTATACATTGTGTATAATTTCATTCAGTAgtaatttgtctgaaatttaagcAGATTATAATTTGCA
Proteins encoded in this region:
- the LOC126095176 gene encoding cilia- and flagella-associated protein 97-like encodes the protein MSIHAGGVSLQETAEVLTNLRIGQEMEAVDDFYDSNANTMCGASQKGDSKLQGKCDNRHERPKFSAKKVTINIADDAKCKTTRAGAVKDLMNCIAFQKEPDEFNDDERTSPDFLSTDTSSDVTDVTPRSTTSGCSSLSRSEESRESRKKITERSHSSDAERKEEKKPVHTLRFLREVLDSTNAETVDRNNGATPKRKPVICKNMTFSKDQVRKIDRENQILLRKIEANFNRRPKCPTTSAPQRPRLSSSAVNRQRSQKKIAQDNLTLLKKIECVKSTISARVSVRKV